In Corticium candelabrum chromosome 1, ooCorCand1.1, whole genome shotgun sequence, the genomic stretch GTGGTTTGCATGCAACATGCTGCAAAGTAAGCTAAACGTCTTGCAAATGTATTATGGGAGACATCAAGTGTCAGTTCTCAAATGAATGTAAGGTAGATGAGTCTGTCTTAAATACAAAGGTTGGTTGTCTCTTAATGTTTCTAGTTACACAAAGCGGCAGTTGAATTATTATTGTGATTGTTTCTCTCTAGCAAGTGAAGATGATGAGAGAGGACACGAGCAGTAGGTTGGGAGTCTAGTCCATCATGGAGTCGTGCAGTGGATCAAGAGAAGCAAGCAGTCAGCAGCCCAGCCGTCAGTTTGAATAGTGGCAGAGTTTGCAAACGAGCAGACAGACTAGATGTGTAAGTTAGAGGAGAGATGGAGTGATAGTGAGGCGTCTAGATGAGGTGAGAGTATGAGAGTGTCCAGTTGTAGGAGGTACACTGTAGTGTTGAATTGAGTTTTGTTGAATACATTACTGTACTCACAAGTGCACGTGTCATCTAGTTGCAGAGCAAATAAGCAAGCATGTCTGCTATCTTTTCACTTCAAGTCGCTATCAAACGTCGTTCTATCAGGGCATCGTACATGCATGCGTGAGGCGAAGCGGTGTTTCTGTGATGACGTGTCAACACTCAAGTTGTCAATTCTGACGGCCAATGAGAAGATGCCAATCAGTCACGCCTACATAGACATGACTAGaccatagtctcgcgtagccagacccctttcgccgcggcctccccggcgaaatggggtctggtgtacagcctttgatgtcgctgtgtgccgcgtagccagaaatcggctatctaaagaccgaattttgtttcttaaacgcttcactaaagacgagactggtatgcacgcaatgcaatcctatctcaatagcttctcttgtttcgtagagaacaactcgaagactacagctagagtcgttgctgtttgtgaaatctgcatgtctacggCAGCGactaaacgcggccgcggggacgtcgacgtcgacaggcttcgatttcatgcagccatgatcgacgtcgtacgatctagcgttgtgcgctcgtgtcacaacggagactgaatgcgaacgtactggatggatgcgaacgtactcagtgctgtttgctgtaccTTTGACCTTCCAGTGAAATAAATAACTgcatgttgtaataactgtctAGAATTCTAGATCATGTAGCGCTGCGTGCATATCATAAATCATGCAATAAAACATAACTGTCTGACATGTCgacgtgcttttgtgtttgatgaaacCACCAGATGCTATCACCTTgttgagcaagagaaaacagttgGATGGAAGTAGTCTCCCTGAAGCTCCACATACTCTGGAAGTTACGCTGCAGAAACACGCGTAATATCTAGCTCTTCCAAACGggttgctgtaaaacgcagactgcagactacgcagactgcagactgcagactacggaaTGGGGACTTGCAGACTACGGAATGGGGACTTTGGCGCTTTCGAAGATCAAAGACATGCGCACATTCTTATAAACATACCTTCACGTGCTAATGTTTCCGGACTTGCCTCATGACATCGTCATGTTCAGTGAAACAGCACGGCTAAGCCTCTTCGAAGCCGCTTCTATCTCCATCTGTGCGAGCACGTACGTCGTCTGGATCTACGTCGATCACATGCGCGACAACTAGATAGTGAAACCAGGCGACCAACGCATTAGACAGCCTACTGTTTCTCCATCAGAgtctgtttgtaaaatgtttCTGTTCATATTGTGTGTGGTGAAGCGATAGTTGGAAGCACGAGTTGAAGAATGGACGATAGGGCGGTCTCCTTGAAAGAAAGGCAGTGACGTGTTGTCTTCTATCATATTtatctttgtgcttccgtcttCGGTCTTTAGATGTTAGGAGATAAAGCAGGTGTACTGCTTTCGACCAACGTATGTTGCAGCGCATCGCAATCGACTAGAGGAGATATATGTATGGATTCAGATAGGCTCTTTATTGCGCATGTATCAGACAATGAAGATGCATTAAAATTGCTAGGACAGTGAAGATCACGGGAATTGCTGGATCTTGGTTCGTCAATGTAAGAATGGTGCGGAAAGTGCATTGTCAACATGCAAAGTACTGACGGCCTCATTAGGTGTGGGAATGTACTTGTACGCGCGTACGTGTTCATTGTGTATAATTTTTAGAACCAGTGTTTGGAACTGTTTTTTGAATCCTTTTAACTAGTATAGCAGGaaagtgtgtgtttgaatggtattaattaattagtctagCACTTATTATGTAAACAGTTCTTTTGATAACAGCAAgcaaaaaattgacaaaattgtatTGTAGCATGTCCTGAACTCTTCTTAGCTGTTTGTTTACGCTAAAATGATCCTAGGATCAATGAGTCTGCCCAACAATTGAAAACAAATCTTTTTCTAACTAAATCTTTTAGCAGTTCTTTTACTAAGCTACATGTCAACACCCAAGATAACTTTAAGGAGCTCTTTGTGGCTTACAAGAAATCGTTTACGGTCTTCCTCTAATATTTCAACATCTTGAGGATTGAAGTTCGTGTTTTTTTGTTGAATGCAAGCAATAGATAAATGATAATGAGTGGCTTCCTTTTTCATGGAGAATCTCAATGTTCCCTCTGTAGTGGGGTACAATCTATACTCGTTGCAAGTGAAGACCATGTCATTGGGTGGAGGAGGTACATGAGGTGGATCACGAATGGAACCTTCGCAGCCATAGCATTTCTTTACCCGTGTACCTTTCAACCATTTTAGTTTGTACGTGAGACGGTCTTCTCGTGATTGGGAAGGATTTTCTGGTCGGGACTTCTTGGCTGCCCTGGGGATGTTGGCACTTGGCTGTCTAGACGTCATGCTCTCAGTTTTTCTGGGAGAACAGGTGcgttttctttttctctccCGATGTCCAGGCTTTTTTCCTATCTGTTTGGGTGCCCCTTGGCTGGAGCATTCCATAAGGTCGCTTGATCGCGCACTTTTATGGAAATTTGACAGTAATTCCCAAATTTGGCAGGTATACGCAGCTGTAGAAATTGCGTGAGCGCACAAATTGCGTTCACGGTAAGCTTGACATCCGCACACAAATTTACCTGTTCCTGGCGTTTTGACAAGATGAGGCTGTGATGTGGTAAGGCTAATCACCATTTTTCCACCGGAATTACCTGGAGCATCGACAATACCGTTTGGTGTGTTCAGTATTTTCTGCGCGTTTCTCCATGAACCGGCGTAAGTGAGTGGCGGTAGTCCTGTGTCTTCAAACTTGGGCAGTTCTCTTGTGCTGTCCTTTTCCGAAGAGTGCTTCTGTTGGATGTCTTGGGCCATGGGCATCTTCACAGACTTTTGAGCTGGTGGAGTACTACGAGGACTAGTAATGAGAGGACGACGCAAGAAACGCTGGATGTAACGTACGCGCTGCTCTTCGCTCATGTCACTAAACCACCTGTCCACAGAGACTTCTAAATTGTTGTAGTGTGGCGCTAGTTTGTACGGGCCGGTATTAACAAGAGACCTTTCCACatctctttgttgtctgtctacaagCTCACGTAATTTTTTCACAAATGTTGGCCAGTCAGACAATTTGTGGTGGCAGGAGTGTTTGAGAGCATGGTGGGAACTCTCAACATCGTTGTTGAGAAAGAACTCGTCGCCTAACCCTGCGTTCCGTCTTATGTTGAGTAACATCTTCTCTTCTATATCCTTCGCCTGGTATTTTTCAAACCAGGAAAAGAATGAGCAAGAATTGCTGTCTCGTGCCAGTCGCTCTCTGCTTTCCCAAGTGTCTTTGAATTCAGCCAATTTTTGCCGGAATTCTGATGCATCCGTGCAGTCTACCATACCGGACTGATGTTCAGCTGCTGATCCAAAGATGTCTTTGATGAAGTCTATTTTGTAGTTTCCCGTGATTCCTAGGTGGGTCAGCTTTCTTTGGATGTCGTCTTCCATATGCTTTTTGCATAAAACATGAATAGCACGTGGGAATTGCTGTAAAAAGCCATTGAATAGTGCCCTGTCTCTGTCAGTCCCAACGGAACGTACGTTCTGTATGTCTGGGCATAGCCTAGTCATACATGACGACATGTAGCGAAACGCTGCCTCATCCTTTGTCTTGTGAAGAAGTGCTGGTCCATTCAACACTGGAGGATTGCCTCCTCGTCGGGTTCGTAACTGTAGCTGTTTGTAGGCTGTCGTCGTCAGCCAGAACTCACCACAGTTGTAGGTAGTGTCCAACCCCAAAATAGCAAATTTCTTTTGGTTAGTGCAGCATTTTACGATGTCGTGTAACTGCCTATCATTGGCGAGAAAGCACATGGGGTAAGGAGCTCCTTGCACAAACCGAAGAAATGGCTTTTGGGAACTTTCGTCTTCTTTGCATTGCTTGATCAATGCAAATAGCTCGTCTTTCTCTACAACGACATCATTGTTGTGCCTGTTGATGTTCCAGACCTGCTGGATGTTTCTAGGCATAGCTGAGCTGCTGTTGCATTGAAACACGCCGCCAGCGGCTTCACAGACCTGGTCGTACACGTCAGTGGGATGGCCAGAGAAGCGAGATTGACTCGGCGCGTCTCGAATTGAGTCTTTTGTACTCTGTCGCGTTCTAAGGTGTGGATAGTCATCGGTCGTTCTATTTCCGTGTGGAGCGTACTCAATAGTGTGCTCTTGACCTTCAAATAGATATCGTAAGAGTACTAGGGGGCTTTTTTCTCCACCACGCAGCAACTCCGCTGTGCGCCTTTTGAAGTCATGGTGCTTCGAATGAACGTAGTATGTTCTAATTAGCGTGACATCGGTGCCACTAATTGATGACGTCGCTTCTTTCTTTCCATTGTTTCTCCACGTTCCTAGGTCGTCTGCTTTAAAATCGTAGTAGCTGTCTAACTTTGACGTGTCCAGTAAGAAAACAGCGTTGTTGGAGCATCTCAAAGGCATGGCATGGCAGACGCGGCTTACCGGTGGTCTGGTCAAAATTAGTATCAACTCTTCTGCTGCGCTGAAATCTACACTAGTGGAGaaaaatggcttcaacggatCGTCGTGGAAGAACCTCTGAGAGTTCTGAATGTCATCTCTTTGTGTTCCAGAAGTAAGGGGGCTGTCGCTAATGCTATCGACGTCTTCGTCGCTGCTGTTGGTGAGGTCGATCTGATTCTCGACTAACGTGTTTGCTTTTGCTAGCCTACATTGTAAAGAACATCATGTCATGCTTTTTAACCAACCTGGTATACTATTTTGTTATGCTAGACAATGTcgtacaatattaataattgtaaCTATACACGCACTTGTATAGATACATACCTGCTACTTGTAGCCCTCGAATCACTGTCACTGTCGGGAGGTACCCAGTAGTTCAAGGGTGACGACTTTCCGGGAAGCTGTTTTAATGCCTCGTAATGTTCAAACTCCTTGATATACAATACAGCTATTCTGCTGTCTTTTCTAGAATTGCTGCGGACGGGACCGATCAGTCTATGAGACAGTGTCCCTTGCTCAGAGACAtggac encodes the following:
- the LOC134195126 gene encoding uncharacterized protein LOC134195126, whose translation is MPLRCSNNAVFLLDTSKLDSYYDFKADDLGTWRNNGKKEATSSISGTDVTLIRTYYVHSKHHDFKRRTAELLRGGEKSPLVLLRYLFEGQEHTIEYAPHGNRTTDDYPHLRTRQSTKDSIRDAPSQSRFSGHPTDVYDQVCEAAGGVFQCNSSSAMPRNIQQVWNINRHNNDVVVEKDELFALIKQCKEDESSQKPFLRFVQGAPYPMCFLANDRQLHDIVKCCTNQKKFAILGLDTTYNCGEFWLTTTAYKQLQLRTRRGGNPPVLNGPALLHKTKDEAAFRYMSSCMTRLCPDIQNVRSVGTDRDRALFNGFLQQFPRAIHVLCKKHMEDDIQRKLTHLGITGNYKIDFIKDIFGSAAEHQSGMVDCTDASEFRQKLAEFKDTWESRERLARDSNSCSFFSWFEKYQAKDIEEKMLLNIRRNAGLGDEFFLNNDVESSHHALKHSCHHKLSDWPTFVKKLRELVDRQQRDVERSLVNTGPYKLAPHYNNLEVSVDRWFSDMSEEQRVRYIQRFLRRPLITSPRSTPPAQKSVKMPMAQDIQQKHSSEKDSTRELPKFEDTGLPPLTYAGSWRNAQKILNTPNGIVDAPGNSGGKMVISLTTSQPHLVKTPGTGKFVCGCQAYRERNLCAHAISTAAYTCQIWELLSNFHKSARSSDLMECSSQGAPKQIGKKPGHRERKRKRTCSPRKTESMTSRQPSANIPRAAKKSRPENPSQSREDRLTYKLKWLKGTRVKKCYGCEGSIRDPPHVPPPPNDMVFTCNEYRLYPTTEGTLRFSMKKEATHYHLSIACIQQKNTNFNPQDVEILEEDRKRFLVSHKELLKVILGVDM
- the LOC134195505 gene encoding uncharacterized protein LOC134195505; amino-acid sequence: MSLRGLDIKSVTQTLQDVKTEILTHLDVYGGFLANRDVCRELEAYCEDGNYATDTVDLVIYALATIHRTMCCVVHVSEQGTLSHRLIGPVRSNSRKDSRIAVLYIKEFEHYEALKQLPGKSSPLNYWVPPDSDSDSRATSSRYVSIQVRV